The proteins below are encoded in one region of Scomber japonicus isolate fScoJap1 chromosome 2, fScoJap1.pri, whole genome shotgun sequence:
- the sart1 gene encoding U4/U6.U5 tri-snRNP-associated protein 1, with protein MGSSKKHKEKSRDKDTEERRREHKKHRHKDRERDREASDRDGTRGKEKRKRSGSRERSGRDSRSKGERSSGEPRVKKEKVDLAYEESNTTEVEPQSASGDVSLSIEETNKLRAKLGLKPLELNQTKKELGTKEDPVVAETINPVLIKKQKDMKEKLAALKEKRIQNQKLGKVKSLADDDWLDDTAAWVEKSRKLAKEKEMAEKRAKLLQEMDEEFGVSSLVEEEFGQSKREAYTSGDLKGLKVQHKVESFNEGQTVILTLEDKGVLAEEEDVLINVGLVDKEKAEKNVELKKKKPEYKPYEEEESVDDMVTFKSHSVLSKYDEEIDGEKKKSFRLNTGGFADGERERELQAIKEALRNQAQSLEMPSLQIASEYYTPQEMVGFKKTKRRVKKIRKKEKQINAADELLDDTRCTDFGSRSRGRGRKQVEDDIEEVKEEESVVPNVVPQMSDDIRMAEMDISDDEDFTLPESAAIEEDEAEQELQKQLEKQRKLKQKQLLKDSGEKVAEQIKVLSKEDQDNDPEKKNNIVFNATSEFCRTLGDIPTYGLSGNREDQEDIMDFEQEEEKDDAGNSDSDMDENVGWSMVNLDEEQKQPDFSTASATILDEEPIVNSGLAAALLLCKNKGLLDTQMQKVARVRAPKGALPNDNYCIEDKMGFDDKYSRREEYRGFTQDFKEKDSYKPDVKIEYVDESGRKLTPKEAFRQLSHRFHGKGSGKMKTERRMKKLEEEALLKKMSSSDTPLGTVALLQEKQKSQKTPYIVLSGSGKSMNANTITK; from the coding sequence ATGGGTTCCTCCAAGAAGCATAAGGAAAAGAGCCGTGACAAGGACACCGAGGAGCGCCGCCGTGAACACAAGAAACATCGCCACAAGGaccgagagagagacagagaagcttCAGACCGGGATGGGACTCGGGGTAAAGAGAAACGAAAACGCTCCGGGTCCAGGGAAAGAAGTGGGCGAGATAGCCGCAGCAAAGGCGAAAGGAGCAGCGGGGAGCCACGGGTGAAGAAGGAGAAAGTTGATCTTGCATATGAGGAAAGTAATACTACAGAAGTGGAGCCTCAGTCTGCAAGCGGAGATGTGTCGCTCAGCATTGAGGAGACCAACAAACTCAGAGCCAAACTGGGTCTGAAACCCCTGGAGTTAAATCAGACCAAAAAGGAGCTTGGCACCAAAGAGGACCCTGTTGTGGCTGAGACTATCAACCCAGTTCTTATCAAGAAGCAGAAAGATATGAAGGAGAAGCTGGCAGCTTTGAAAGAGAAACGCATCCAAAACCAGAAATTGGGAAAAGTCAAGTCCCTAGCAGATGACGACTGGCTGGATGACACTGCCGCTTGGGTGGAAAAAAGCCGGAAGTTGgccaaagaaaaagaaatggcaGAGAAAAGAGCCAAACTTCTGCAAGAGATGGATGAGGAGTTCGGTGTCAGCAGTCTGGTCGAGGAGGAGTTCGGACAAAGCAAGAGGGAAGCCTATACATCTGGAGATCTGAAAGGACTCAAAGTGCAGCACAAGGTGGAATCCTTTAATGAGGGCCAGACTGTCATCCTGACACTGGAAGACAAAGGAGTGCTCGCAGAGGAGGAAGACGTTCTCATAAATGTGGGACTGGTTGACAAGGAAAAGGCCGAAAAGAATGTggagttaaaaaagaaaaagccagaGTACAAGCCctatgaagaagaggagagtgTGGACGACATGGTTACGTTTAAGTCCCACTCTGTGCTGTCAAAGTATGATGAGGAGATTGATggcgaaaagaaaaagagcttcCGACTGAATACAGGGGGCTTTGCTGATGGAGAGCGAGAGCGGGAGCTCCAGGCCATAAAAGAAGCTCTACGAAATCAGGCCCAGTCCTTGGAAATGCCCTCTCTCCAGATCGCGTCTGAGTACTACACACCTCAGGAAATGGTcggctttaaaaaaacaaaacgccGTGTGAAGAAGataagaaagaaggagaagcagaTAAATGCAGCTGATGAACTCCTCGATGACACTCGGTGTACTGATTTCGGCTCCAGGTCACGTGGCAGAGGCCGCAAACAGGTGGAAGACGACATTGAGGAAGTCAAGGAAGAGGAAAGCGTAGTGCCAAATGTTGTCCCCCAAATGTCTGATGACATCAGGATGGCTGAAATGGACATAAGTGATGACGAAGACTTCACACTTCCTGAGTCTGCTGCGATTGAGGAGGACGAGGCAGAGCAGGAGCTGCAGAAACAActggagaagcagaggaagctAAAGCAAAAGCAGCTTCTCAAAGACTCTGGGGAGAAGGTGGCAGAGCAGATTAAAGTTCTTAGTAAAGAGGACCAAGACAATGATCctgagaagaagaacaacattGTTTTCAACGCCACCTCTGAGTTTTGCAGAACTCTGGGTGACATTCCAACATACGGCCTGTCAGGCAACAGAGAGGACCAAGAGGACATTATGGATTTTgaacaagaggaagagaaagatgaTGCTGGAAATTCAGACTCGGATATGGATGAGAATGTCGGATGGAGCATGGTTAACTTGGATGAAGAGCAGAAACAACCAGATTTCTCCACAGCCTCTGCCACCATTTTGGATGAAGAGCCCATTGTCAACTCTGGGCTTGCTGCTGCCTTGCTGTTGTGCAAAAACAAAGGTCTTTTGGACACTCAAATGCAAAAGGTTGCCCGTGTCAGAGCACCAAAGGGTGCCCTGCCCAATGACAACTACTGCATCGAGGACAAGATGGGCTTTGATGACAAGTACAGTCGCAGAGAAGAATACAGAGGCTTCACCCAAGATTTCAAGGAGAAGGATAGCTATAAACCTGACGTCAAAATTGAGTATGTGGATGAGTCTGGGCGGAAACTGACCCCAAAAGAAGCTTTCAGGCAGCTTTCACATCGCTTCCATGGAAAAGGCTCTGGAAAGatgaaaacagagaggaggatgaaaaaGCTTGAGGAGGAGGCACTGCTGAAGAAGATGAGCAGCAGCGATACTCCTCTAGGGACGGTGGCTCTGCTTCAAGAGAAACAGAAATCCCAGAAAACACCATACATTGTGCTTAGTGGGAGTGGGAAAAGTATGAATGCCAACACCATTACTAAATAA